In one Pseudomonas sp. SCA2728.1_7 genomic region, the following are encoded:
- the lepA gene encoding translation elongation factor 4 — translation MSDLSHIRNFSIIAHIDHGKSTLADRFIQMCGGLAEREMEAQVLDSMDLERERGITIKAHSVTLYYTAKDGIKYQLNFIDTPGHVDFTYEVSRSLAACEGALLVVDAGQGVEAQSVANCYTAIEQGLEVMPVLNKIDLPQADPDRVKDEIEKIIGIDATDAVTCSAKTGLGVDEVLERLVHTIPAPTGNIEDPLQALIIDSWFDNYLGVVSLVRVRHGRVKKGDKILVKSTGKIHLVDSVGVFNPKHTATTDLKAGEVGFIIASIKDIHGAPVGDTLTLSSTPDVEVLPGFKRIQPQVYAGLFPVSSDDFEDFREALQKLTLNDSSLQYTPESSDALGFGFRCGFLGMLHMEIIQERLEREYDLDLITTAPTVIFELVLKTGETIYVDNPSKLPDVSSIEDMREPIVRANILVPQEHLGNVITLCIEKRGVQVDMLFLGNQVQVTYDLPMNEVVLDFFDRLKSTSRGYASLDYHFDRYQSANLVKLDVLINGDKVDALALIVHRDNSHYKGRQLTEKMKELIPRQMFDVAIQAAIGGQIVARTTVKALRKNVLAKCYGGDVSRKKKLLEKQKAGKKRMKQVGNVEIPQEAFLAVLRLDS, via the coding sequence GTGAGTGATTTGAGTCATATCCGCAATTTCTCCATCATCGCCCACATTGACCATGGCAAGTCGACGCTGGCCGATCGCTTCATCCAGATGTGCGGCGGCCTGGCCGAGCGTGAAATGGAAGCCCAGGTACTGGATTCCATGGATCTGGAGCGTGAACGCGGGATCACCATCAAGGCCCACAGCGTTACCCTCTACTACACCGCCAAAGACGGCATCAAGTATCAGCTGAACTTCATTGACACCCCGGGCCACGTCGACTTCACCTATGAAGTCAGCCGTTCCCTGGCTGCCTGTGAAGGTGCGCTGCTGGTGGTCGACGCCGGTCAAGGCGTTGAAGCCCAGTCCGTGGCCAACTGCTACACCGCCATCGAGCAGGGCCTTGAGGTCATGCCGGTGCTGAACAAGATCGACCTGCCGCAGGCTGATCCTGATCGCGTCAAAGACGAAATCGAGAAGATCATCGGTATCGACGCCACCGACGCCGTCACCTGCAGCGCCAAGACCGGCCTGGGTGTCGACGAAGTGCTCGAACGTCTGGTGCACACCATTCCTGCGCCGACCGGCAACATCGAAGATCCGCTGCAAGCGTTGATCATCGACTCCTGGTTCGACAACTACCTGGGCGTTGTCTCCCTGGTGCGCGTGCGTCATGGCCGCGTGAAGAAGGGCGACAAGATCCTCGTCAAGTCCACTGGCAAGATCCATCTGGTCGACAGCGTGGGTGTGTTCAACCCGAAACACACCGCCACCACGGATCTGAAAGCCGGCGAAGTGGGCTTCATCATCGCCAGCATCAAGGACATTCACGGTGCACCGGTCGGTGACACCCTGACCCTGAGCTCCACCCCGGACGTTGAAGTGCTGCCCGGCTTCAAACGCATCCAGCCACAGGTTTACGCCGGTCTGTTCCCGGTCAGCTCCGACGACTTCGAAGATTTCCGCGAAGCGCTGCAGAAGCTGACCCTCAACGACTCGTCGCTGCAGTACACCCCGGAAAGCTCCGACGCACTGGGCTTCGGCTTCCGTTGCGGCTTCCTTGGCATGCTGCACATGGAAATCATCCAGGAGCGCCTCGAGCGCGAGTATGACCTGGACCTGATCACCACGGCACCGACGGTAATTTTCGAACTGGTGCTGAAAACCGGTGAAACGATTTACGTCGACAACCCATCCAAGCTTCCGGATGTGTCGTCGATCGAAGACATGCGCGAGCCGATCGTGCGCGCCAATATCCTCGTGCCGCAAGAGCACTTGGGTAACGTCATCACCCTGTGCATCGAGAAGCGTGGCGTTCAAGTCGACATGCTGTTCCTCGGCAATCAGGTGCAAGTCACTTACGACCTGCCGATGAACGAAGTGGTGCTGGACTTCTTCGACCGTCTCAAATCCACCAGTCGCGGCTATGCTTCGCTGGATTACCATTTCGACCGTTACCAATCGGCTAATCTGGTGAAGCTGGACGTGCTGATCAACGGCGACAAGGTCGATGCCCTCGCATTGATCGTGCATCGTGACAACTCGCACTACAAAGGTCGCCAGTTGACCGAGAAGATGAAAGAACTGATTCCTCGTCAGATGTTCGACGTAGCCATTCAGGCCGCCATCGGTGGTCAGATCGTTGCCCGGACAACCGTCAAGGCGCTCAGAAAGAACGTATTGGCCAAATGCTACGGTGGTGACGTCAGCCGTAAGAAGAAACTGCTCGAGAAGCAAAAGGCCGGTAAGAAACGCATGAAGCAGGTCGGCAACGTGGAAATTCCACAAGAAGCCTTCCTTGCCGTGCTCAGGTTGGATAGTTAG